In the genome of Lathyrus oleraceus cultivar Zhongwan6 chromosome 4, CAAS_Psat_ZW6_1.0, whole genome shotgun sequence, the window ttattcCAAATTCTATTGGTAGTACCTAGAAAATccataaaacacaaaaaaaaaaaaaaaaccatGAACACTTACAAACCTAAAAAACCAAGAATATATTAAAACACATAAAACCTCTTTTATGAAAGAAATATCTAATATTTAATACAATTAAAATGCATCATAGAAAATAAAATCATCATCTTTAGGGTATGTTCATATGAGATGAAATGATGACTAATTATATTCTATTATTTCGATTTTATAAATAATGGATGAAATGGAGCATGATGAAATTCATTCTATTCCATCCAACTTCCCATTTTTTATGTCATCCAGTTTGGAAGTGTTTATGATTGAATGCGACAATTTAATGACATAACAAAAAATGAAGTGGAGTTTATATTCCATTTCATTCAACTCCGTTATATTCCATTTCATTCTACTCCGTTATGTTTCATCAATCCAAACATAATCTTATACAAATATTTCGATTAGGAAGGATTTATAGACCTTATAAATTTAGCCACAAATGCTGCAAATGAAGAGAATAAACCAACATACAATTATATATCTTAGAGACCCTACATCCATATGAATCTCAAAATAAcaaagaagatgaaaattataTTTAAAATCTAAAAAACCTTTTTCAGTGATCAATTTATAATAGTAATTGTGTTGTCTCTCTCACATGAAATAAAAAAACTTAAATGCATTTAACTATATTTTTTAATAATCGTGTAACTTGTTTTTTTACTTATAAATCAGACCCGAGTAGTACtatttgaaaaataaataaataatttatttttaaaattaagaaGCACAAAAAATATTATGCATAAATGTTAGAGAAAAAATGTTAGGATGAGTTTGATTAATTTATAAAATGATAAGTATTTACAAGACAATTTTTTATACTATATTATGTTTGATGATCAATGTAATTGACATTTTTTCTAAATCTATTTAGTGAAGTACACACATTCATATTTTTGTTCACTCTATTGTCTAATCCAGATTAGTTATTTTATCAAACAGGATAATTTTTTTTTGTCTAATTCAATCCTTCGATTTTGAGGAAATCAAGCACCCTTAAATTTTACTTAGAAATAAAAAAATAACTTTTTAAAACTCCTTACGCGTGTATTTAGAAAAAACGACGATGCTAGTTGTAATTCACGTTGGTTTATCGAAATACAGTAGCCAATAAAACGCATATACCCTagcttttctttttcttcttcttcaaatcgCGCGCGCTTCTCCTCCTCCTTCGCCGTTGACTACCGCGGCGGCGTAGTTCGTCATCGGAACTCACCCCTCCCCCACCTCTCTCTCTTGAAGCGATAGAAAGAGAAATTTCTAAAACCCTAACATTCATAACTTATTAATAAACCCTAATTCTCCCGTCGAGTTTCCGGGACTGTTACAGTCATGTACGGCGGTGGTGAGTGCGAGAACAAGTTATATTTACTTCTTACTTTCTTATTTTTCTTCTACTTCTCAGCATTCTTCATTTTGTTGAATTCACAGACGAGGTTTCGGCTATAGTGATTGATCTGGGTTCACATACCTGTAAAGCTGGTTATGCCGGAGAAGATGCTCCCAAGGCCGTGTTTCCTTCTGTAATGTGTTCATTAcactttttatttttcttctttttagATTTTGTATTAGCTgctttcatttttattttgttgttcTTCTTTTTGGCTAGTTGAACTTAATTCATGATGATGGCATTGGCTATTTTGTGGTCATAGCTTAGTCTGCTTGACTGCTTGAGAGTGTTCTTAGGTTCATGTATGATTTATAGTTTGATAGATAGATTAAAATCTATGGGTGATAGTGATTTTACTCATTTGAGGATGAATATGATAATCTGACGACGGGGAATTTTGTCTTGCCTCATGTGAACTTAGGTTGTTGGAGCTATTGATCAAATGGATGTTGATGAATCGGATGATCCTGAAAAGAACTCTGGCTCTGGGGAATCCAAGAACAATAGTAGAAATGTTGAGGGTGATAAAGCCAAGGGAAAGAGAAAATTGTATGTAGGATCTCAGTCCTTGGGCTACCGTAGAGATTTTATGGAGGTAACCCTTTTGTAATGTCTTCTTGAATCTTGATTAGTTTTTGAAATACAGCTTTCAAAATTTATAATAATTATTAGATGTACTTATCTTTTTATTTCATGATGTCAGGTACTGTCTCCACTGAAGGATGGACTTGTTGCTGACTGGGATATTGTTGACAGCATTTGGGATCATGCCTTCAGGTTTATACTGATGATATGATCCGTGTATGATAGTTgttcaaattcaaaagaattgaGAAAGGCCAAAGAGACTGTAGAAGAAACCATTATATACTCCATAGACTAAATGAATTGCTTATATGATTTACAATTGTGTTACTCCATAACTATGCGATGATTTTTCTTCTGTGTGGTTTAATAATTTTCCCTTGTATTGTTCTTTTCATTTTTGAGTATTTTATGTCAAATACTTCATGAATTGATTAATCCTTAAATTGgcatttttcttttttagtagGGAGTGCTTATTGATTGATCCTAAAGAACATCCCATGCTCCTGGCAGAACCTTCTTCCAATGCTCCACAACAGAGAGAAAGGTGTTCGGCCTGTAATTTATCATCTAGATTTAATGGAGCTCTGTAAAACATCAATATGTATAAGTCAGTTTGTTGTGATTCTTGCAGGGCAGCAGAGCTTATGTTTGAGAAATACAAAGCACCTGCATTATTTTTGGCAAAAAATGCTGTAAGTGAATAGTCCTACACTAACCTATATCTCTAAGGTAAAATAATCTATGTTATCAAGCGAGAACGAAAAACTATTGAAATTTTACTTTTGTTTGACATATAGGTTCTGACTTCTTTTGCATCAGGGCGTGCCACATCATTAGTTGTTGATAGGTAAGAGATCATTAAGTTATATGTTTGCTAggatatatatattttttaatttggTAGTATGATTAGTGGTATTTTTAATCATTTATGCATTTTAATAGCTAAAAACATATTGTATACGGAAGAATAGAATATTGTGTTAGAACTTAGGTATCTTAGACCAATAGGATATACTAAATGTACTAGGATAGTATTGAGGAATCACCCTTAAAACAATGTGACTAAGATCAAAGATTACATATGCACTGTTACAACCTTGGACAAAACTGACTGAGGAAGTTTCTTAAGAGCAGTTTCACAACTATTTGAATAACAAACCTAACACGATATTGAGAGCCCGTTCTTATCCAACCACCAACCGGTTCCTATAATTAATTCCACCCTTAATTCAAATATGAAACTTCTACTTATAGAGTTACATAATAAAACATAATACACATTTAACAATTAATTAATATAACTGCTCTTATAATAATATGATAACTACCACTAATAGTAATAATATAATAACGGCCTAATATATTTACGTAAGGTCTAACATATTGATATTTCTGTCCTATTTCACTATGCCCTACTTTTACTCAATATAGTAGTTGAATGATAAACTCTTGGTATTAGAGTAAAAGTAATCGATATCATACCCCTTACAAGCAAAGGTAGATCTCTATTGAGAGACCAGAATTGCATAGAAAATACAGGAAAGAAAAGAAGGTAATACATATACCTCGCTCTATGCCTCTCCACCTTAGTCATTCATGCCTGCCTCTCCCCAATCTTTTCCTCCCCTTCTATCCATACTCGTAGCCAATTCTCTCCATTTCCCACATTCCTCGCCATGTTGCAGTATTTTCCATGGTATAATATTGCAGAAGGCCAAAAATCCTCCCTTATAAACACGTCATTTGCTGCCCGTGGCGTTGCGATGGCTGGCATCCCTTCACAAACTAGCTATGGTGGTTTGTCAAAAATCCTTCATGAAGGCGCCATGGCCGCCATTTAACAACACTTCAAAACCCTCTTTTGCACCTTCCTCATGTTGTCGTCAAAGTAGAAGTCATTGGAAGCCTACCACGTTCGTTCTTGCTTTAGTAACAGGGTAAAAAAAGGGTTTATGTATGTAATCATCATATAATGAGCCAAGAATGGCAAAAAATAAATTCATTATTTTGATTACAGTTCTGGAATATAATTCTTTTTTTACAAAAATGATAAAGAGGCTTTTACTTTCTTTCAGACATTCATTCTTAAATAAACGAGGGAACTGTGTACTTCTATTTGCAAAATAAATGTTTGAAAGTTTCATTGTTAAACATGTTAGCATGTCTACAcatgattattttccttttcctgTTTGATTATCCTAAGGTAATCAGGGTGCTATGCTGTGATTTAAGCAGCATATTGAGCGTGATTTTAATGATGATAGTTGGACACACACCTTCTGATTTTAACAAGGTGTATTAAGGGacaaaattaaaatatatttaagCATATGGAGATTCAATTGACAACATTGAGATGGGGGTGGGATTTGTCTGTTTGAAAGTTAGAAATATTAGTTTACTTTTTAAGCTGCAGTATAATGCTGGAAGTGTTGCTGATGTGAGGTTTTCTTATTATTTCATTTCTCTCAGTGGCGGAGGATCTACTACAGTTGCACCGGTTCATGACGGCTATGTTCTTCAGAAGGTATTTGTTATTAATGAATCAAATAGAATTCACTTGTCATGTAATTGAATCAAATCATAGTTTAATTTGGTAAAACCATATTTGATTTGGTATCCGATTTCTTGAAAAATAACCTGGTTGTAAATTCTTCTAAATTTGTAATTACTAATTATATTTACATGTCTTTTATCATATAGGTAGTGGCTAAGGTAGACAATATGTTCTCTAGATAGTTTTATTTAAGGCTGTATAGAAGAAAAGTATTTGTAATTGTATTGCTTATAATTGAGCAATCAAAGATATGTACTGTGGGTTCTGACTAGGATAAGAAATTATGTTCATAAGGTGAGAGTGGAACAACTAAGCAAGGATTTTCGATTATTATCGGTCTACGTCAAAGGTCAACTGAGTTCTTATCTTTTTCATCTTGGTTTAGATTTGCTTGTCGAGCATAACCAAGGCAGGGCGTTATGGTGCATATTTTATGCATATGATATAGACTTAGTTGGAGAGTGGGGAGAAGGAATAAACTGAAAGCTTGAGAGTTAAGATAAAGGAGACATCCTTTGGAAGCACATTGTTGATTAATTAGAAATAAAATCTGGTATAAATGCATGCAGGTCTTGCTCAAGATTGATTGGGGCCTAATGTAAGCTTGGAGAGATACTTTTTTACTCTAAAAGGGAGGGATTTGAGTTGAGTCTTTGTAATAGTAAGAGTCACAAAAAAAGATCTTATAGGTGAAAATTGGAGATGGAAAATGGAAATAAATGCACGACAGAAAAACTCAACAATAAAGCCAGACCAGCATTGCAAAGATAAGAATGCTATGATGGAGAAGTGGTCACATAAGACAAGATAGAATAAGGAAGGATACCGTTGGAAAAAGTGGGGGTGGCCTCTATTCTAGAATTTCATCTTAGGTTCTTTGGACATGTAGAGGAAGATTATTGTCAAATGATTACGAATTTTTTGGGTCCAATGGTCTGGATTTAGACAGGCTTCATGGTAAGGATATTATAGACTTCTATGGTGAACAAGTATGATAATGTTGTGCTCATTTGTTTTTATTAGAGTTTTGGTCTAACTCATCCTTACAAAACCGACTTATAGAGTGATgattgcccccacttataaacgCATGTTCATGTCATATATTGTTTGATGTGGGACTCTTTAACAATTTTCCACCATTGGATCAATAAGTCCCATCATATCTCATTTGATTCAGTGGTGGGACTTGTGCAGAGTACAACATATGTTCCACTTGAGCACCAGAGCTAGCCTATTGTATCGTAATTTGATCCATGTATCCGGCTCATCTAGATGAGAAGGTTTTGATTGTTTTAGTTAAATATGAAGAACACACATATTGGCATCATCTCCATATTGCTACTtaatcatttatcattttgattGTGTAAAAAAAATACAGATGGTAATTAAAAATTTATATATGGGTGTCCATGGATATATGAGGCACAAATTATTGACTAGGAATTACTCCCTCCATCTTTGAAAAAGTGTTTCATTTACATTTTTTCATTGTCTCAAAATAATTCTCTCTTTACAATATCAATATCAATTCaacatttattattattattattattattattattatttttcacTACTATAAccttatttatttattttcactCTATTCAACTACTCCACTTACTACGACTAATAAGGATATCCTAGTAGATGATACTAATTTTTATCATTAAAATCAATATATCTAACAATTTTCTTAAGAAAAACACAGTGCTCAGATAAAACATTTTTTATGAGACGCGGAGTTATGTTTGCTCGATATATTTAGAATGTCTTTTGTTATACTATATATTTAATAATTCAAAATCTCGTTCTAGCCTGTAATTGATATTTGGCTAATACTAAGCTTTTCTGTCTGATCATATCTTAATTATTTTTACAACACAAGGCTGTGGCAACCTCTCCAATCGGAGGAGAATTTCTTACAGACTGCTTGATGAAAAGCTTAGAAAGCAAGGGTATTGTGGTGGGTTACAAACACTAGCTATTATATTTGTCAATGGTAAAGGTGCTTCAATTTTATTTTCCTGAGATTTCCCCTTATTTTGTACAGATGAAGCCTAGGTATTCCTTTAGGAGGAAGGAAATACGCCCTGGAGAGTTTCAGGTATTATGTGTTTTCATGTTGATGACCTGTTAGTTTAGTTACAGTTTTTTCTTTTACTTCCTTGTAATCATCAGTGCTCGTATGACTTCCCGTCCCCTCCCCAAACACAAAGATAGTGAACCTGGAGAATATGGGAGTCCAACTCCTGTATATTATTTCTATGTGCCTTCAGCACATCTGGATGGTTTTGATACTCCATTTTCATCATCTTCATATACTGAGTGTTCAAGTTGGGATTTCTTATATCTTGTTTTGTTTATGAATCAAATATTATAACATTTGCATGTGCGACTATACTGCAACAATGTGAATTGAGCTGATTAGGATCTGTTCAAAATATTTCTGCAAAAGTTGTGCCAAGAAGATTAGTTTTTTTAAATTATAAGTATTAAAGAGATAATGGTCTTAGATGTTTGTATacattttctttatttttattacatttgtaaCTCCATGTCTATTCTTGCTTTTATATCTACTATTCAATTTAAAAGAACTCTAGAACTTTTGGGGCAAATGATAGTAAGCAAGAATCCCATTATTTTCTTATTCATTGCATTAAACTGATTTTGAAAAACCTTTCAAAATGATTTTGGTTGTAGTTGTAATTAACCGCATCAATGATTATTTTTTAATGATTTCTGAATCTTACAGACTGTAGATTTGGATTTTCCAAGTACAACTGAAAGCTATAAACTCTACTCCCAGGTCTGTCACTGATCATGTTTTATCTCATTAAATGTCATGTTTCATATATCTAGTAACTATTTTCTTGTGACAGAGGGCGATTGCTAGTGATATCAAGGAATGTGTGTGCCGTGCTCCAGATACTCCATATGATGGTTTGTACACCTGTTGTTCTCATCTCATATAATGTTTTGGATCTTGTTATCCTCTGCGTGTTCTTGTTGAAGATATTTTTTGAAGGCAGTCTAATAAGATAACTTGATTTGTCATCTCTTGTAATTTGATTTGCTTTTACTCGGGTTTATGTGCTTTGAGGTGGGTTGCATGTGATGCTTTTTCAATGATCTGATTTAATGGTAAACCTAGACATACATATTTTTCAGTTAAGTCTTTATAGCTCTTGTAGATGCTTTTATCTTCTCGACTCCATTCGATTTTATCCAAGAAGCTCCCATATATGACATCCATTTTTCTTCTTTATTTGGCAGAGAGTGCATATTCAAACATCCCAACTACCTCGTATGAGCTTCCTGATGGCCAGTAAGTTGCAGTTATTCTTTCTCATAGAAATAGTGAGAGGGGGGTGAATTGAGTTATGTTTCAACTTGTAATCTTGATAAAACTTGTTTATAGTATTTGCTATTGTACATATTTCATAGCCTAATTATTACTTCTTGGTGTGAGGTTGTCATGaatctttttttttcttcaaattttattCCATAGGACAATTGAAGTTGGAGCTGACAGATTTAAGATTCCAGATGTTCTTTTCAATCCATCCCTGGCTCAGGTATGTGATCTAAAAGATTTATCATGCATTTTCCCTTAAGTATTCTAAACTTCTGGCATGGGAGTTCAAAGAAAAAGGTGCCCTTAGACACCTTTTAGATCAAAAGGCACACACCTTAATTATCATTAACAACAAAGAATAAAATTCTTGCATCCCCTCATTGatttttccttttctcttgcaACATTATTTACAGTTTCTAATATGCCGTGAAAGTAAAAAAGTTAAAGGGATTTaatattatatgtaaaaaaatttacTTATTTTAAAGCCAGGGATGGTAAGAGAGAGAAGGGAAGGAATTTTAATAGAGGGGAAGTTTAAATTTACTTTTTTTAACCATTGTTATACTCAAGGTCACATTAAATATAGTGATATTTAAGTCCAAATTTTAAACTAGTTTATTACCTATCCTCCAAATCTCCCGCACTTTTCTGGAAGGGATTTTAAATTGGCTCACGGGGATTTTGCTCCTGCCCTTTTTTgtaggggtgttcgcggtgcggtttgggcggttttcgcgataaaaatcatccgaaccgcaagagaaaaaaacatgcggtttggtttggttcggttgacttttagaaataaaaccaaaccaaaccaatgcggtttgggttggttcggttggttcggttttttataatatttttattgtgccatacatacacctatagagaacaacataactttATATTTAGTCATTAATACATgactaaataacatcaaaactcatcatatttagacaaaaatgtttcattcaatatacaaaaaattagattagacaaaagtggaataaaatacatatataaatagtagcataaaataatatcgaagacattataataaaacataaaaaatatatgagatgagagattagaaaagatgaaaaaaagaacataagagatgcgagattgagaagaaagatgcgataaaaatgtaattaaaagagaaaatagtaacataaaagatgaaaaagaaagaaaataagaaatgacttattagagtagaataggcgaaacctacatggaaaagaagacgagaagaatgtgtgatactactatgagagatttaagaaggttgaaattgaaaccctaagcatgagtaagagaaaatcgtttgtaattataaggttaaggcatactaggtttgatgttttagttggatgtgggataagtaAAATTTGGattgtaacataatgcggtttggtttggtttagttcggtttgcaaaatacaaaccgcaaaccaaaccaaaccgtgcagttttgttaaaaaatgacccaaacgaatccgaaccaaatgcggttttttgcggtttcggtttggtttggtttggtttgcggttttctattgggttggtttggttttgaacacccctactTTTTTGTCCTTCATATATTGAACCAAACTAATTTAAAATAATCTCTCCCATCCCCTCCTGCTAGGAAGCCAAGTCaaaatgaaatagaaaatatGTGTTATTGATTGAAAATAAGGATAAGTGCATCAAAATAATCTCTGTCCAAGCTCAAAGCCGAAACTAACCGCCTCCTTTTCCCTTCCCACCAACTCACGGCTGATTTCTATCCCTCCCTCAACTCTAATTAACTCACCATTCAATTCCAACCAGTGTTTTCAATTGGCAGATGGTGGTCCATGGCGGAGAGCCTAATTCCCCATAATCATGTGGATTATGGCAGAAAACCCCACAATATCAGCCAATCTTTACCATTGAGTCGAGCCCCAAAATGGCCCCGGATATCTCCCATGGCCTATTTTCTTTAACACTAATTCCAACGAAACAGACTGCAAACCAATATGCTGTGGAAGTAAACAATTATCATATAG includes:
- the LOC127076690 gene encoding actin-related protein 4 isoform X1 codes for the protein MYGGDEVSAIVIDLGSHTCKAGYAGEDAPKAVFPSVVGAIDQMDVDESDDPEKNSGSGESKNNSRNVEGDKAKGKRKLYVGSQSLGYRRDFMEVLSPLKDGLVADWDIVDSIWDHAFSRECLLIDPKEHPMLLAEPSSNAPQQRERAAELMFEKYKAPALFLAKNAVLTSFASGRATSLVVDSGGGSTTVAPVHDGYVLQKAVATSPIGGEFLTDCLMKSLESKGIVMKPRYSFRRKEIRPGEFQTVDLDFPSTTESYKLYSQRAIASDIKECVCRAPDTPYDESAYSNIPTTSYELPDGQTIEVGADRFKIPDVLFNPSLAQSIPGMENFAEIAPSVRGLPQMVIESINKCDVDIRRELFSSILLAGGTASMQQLKERLEKDLLEESPQAARVKVLASGNATERRFSVWIGGSILASLGSFQQMWFSKSEYEEHGASYIQRKCP
- the LOC127076690 gene encoding actin-related protein 4 isoform X2; this translates as MYGGDEVSAIVIDLGSHTCKAGYAGEDAPKAVFPSVVGAIDQMDVDESDDPEKNSGSGESKNNSRNVEGDKAKGKRKLYVGSQSLGYRRDFMEVLSPLKDGLVADWDIVDSIWDHAFRECLLIDPKEHPMLLAEPSSNAPQQRERAAELMFEKYKAPALFLAKNAVLTSFASGRATSLVVDSGGGSTTVAPVHDGYVLQKAVATSPIGGEFLTDCLMKSLESKGIVMKPRYSFRRKEIRPGEFQTVDLDFPSTTESYKLYSQRAIASDIKECVCRAPDTPYDESAYSNIPTTSYELPDGQTIEVGADRFKIPDVLFNPSLAQSIPGMENFAEIAPSVRGLPQMVIESINKCDVDIRRELFSSILLAGGTASMQQLKERLEKDLLEESPQAARVKVLASGNATERRFSVWIGGSILASLGSFQQMWFSKSEYEEHGASYIQRKCP